In Lactococcus garvieae subsp. garvieae, the following proteins share a genomic window:
- the rpsK gene encoding 30S ribosomal protein S11 produces the protein MAKITRKRRVKKNIETGIAHIQSTFNNTIIMITDVHGNALAWSSAGSLGFKGSKKSTPFAAQMASEAAAKAAQEQGLKTVSVTVKGPGSGRESAIRALAAAGLNVTSISDVTPVPHNGARPPKRRRV, from the coding sequence ATGGCAAAAATTACTCGTAAACGTCGTGTGAAAAAGAATATTGAAACTGGTATCGCCCACATTCAATCAACTTTTAACAACACTATCATTATGATTACTGACGTTCATGGTAACGCTCTTGCTTGGTCATCTGCAGGCTCACTTGGTTTCAAAGGTTCTAAAAAATCTACACCATTCGCTGCACAAATGGCATCTGAAGCTGCTGCTAAAGCTGCTCAAGAGCAAGGGTTGAAAACAGTATCTGTTACAGTTAAAGGTCCTGGTTCTGGTCGTGAATCTGCAATCCGTGCACTCGCGGCTGCTGGTCTTAACGTAACTTCTATTAGTGATGTGACTCCTGTACCTCACAATGGTGCACGTCCTCCAAAACGTCGTCGTGTATAA
- a CDS encoding DNA-directed RNA polymerase subunit alpha, with product MIEFEKPKIIKFDETEFYGKFVVEPLERGYGTTLGNSLRRVLLSSLPGSAVTSIQIEGVQHEFATIPGVREDVVQIILAIKGLAIKSYVENEKQIELDVTGPMTVTAGDILTDSDIEIVNKDHYLFSIAEGHSMRAVMTVNKGYGYVPADENKVEGAPIGTIAVDSIYTPVSKVNYQVEPARVGGDASYDKLTLEITTNGTIVADDALSLSAKILTDHLNLFVDLSETASESETLVAKEEVKTERVLDKIIEEMDFSVRAYNGLKRAGINTVADIVEMSEADMIKVKNLGHKSVEEVKVKLTDLGLELKKRK from the coding sequence ATGATTGAGTTTGAAAAACCAAAAATTATTAAATTTGACGAAACAGAATTTTACGGTAAGTTTGTAGTAGAACCACTTGAACGTGGTTATGGTACAACTTTGGGTAATTCTTTGCGTCGCGTTCTCTTGTCTTCATTGCCTGGATCTGCTGTTACTTCAATTCAAATTGAAGGTGTTCAACATGAATTTGCAACAATCCCTGGTGTACGTGAAGATGTGGTCCAAATTATCCTTGCTATTAAAGGACTTGCGATCAAATCTTACGTTGAAAATGAAAAACAAATTGAGCTTGACGTTACTGGACCTATGACAGTAACTGCAGGTGACATTTTGACAGATAGTGATATCGAAATTGTCAATAAAGACCATTATCTTTTCTCTATCGCAGAAGGTCATTCTATGCGTGCTGTAATGACAGTAAACAAAGGTTACGGATACGTTCCTGCTGACGAAAACAAAGTCGAAGGTGCACCAATCGGTACTATTGCTGTGGACTCAATTTACACACCAGTTAGCAAAGTTAACTATCAAGTAGAACCAGCTCGTGTAGGTGGTGATGCATCTTACGATAAGTTGACTTTGGAAATCACTACAAACGGCACAATCGTTGCTGATGATGCTTTGTCTCTCTCTGCGAAGATTTTGACAGATCACTTGAACTTGTTTGTTGACTTGTCAGAAACAGCTTCAGAATCTGAAACTCTCGTGGCTAAAGAAGAAGTTAAAACAGAACGTGTCCTCGATAAAATTATCGAAGAAATGGACTTCTCAGTTCGTGCTTACAATGGTTTGAAACGCGCTGGAATCAATACCGTAGCTGATATTGTGGAAATGAGTGAAGCTGACATGATTAAAGTCAAAAACCTCGGTCACAAATCAGTAGAAGAAGTCAAGGTTAAATTGACTGACTTGGGCTTGGAGCTCAAAAAACGAAAATAA
- the rplQ gene encoding 50S ribosomal protein L17 codes for MGYRKLGRTSSQRKAMLRDLTTDLIINETIVTTEARAKEIRKTVEKMITLGKRGDLHARRQAAAYVRNEIAIKDFNEETETFPTALQKLFDDIAKRYEGRNGGYTRILKVEPRRGDAAPMAIIELV; via the coding sequence ATGGGTTACCGTAAACTTGGACGCACATCTTCACAACGTAAAGCTATGCTTCGTGATTTGACAACTGATCTTATCATCAACGAAACTATCGTTACAACTGAAGCTCGTGCTAAAGAAATCCGTAAAACAGTTGAAAAGATGATCACTCTTGGTAAACGTGGTGACTTGCACGCTCGTCGTCAAGCAGCAGCTTACGTTCGTAACGAAATCGCTATTAAAGATTTCAACGAAGAAACTGAAACTTTCCCAACTGCACTTCAAAAATTGTTCGACGATATTGCTAAACGCTACGAAGGCCGTAACGGTGGTTACACTCGTATCTTGAAAGTTGAACCACGTCGTGGTGATGCTGCCCCTATGGCAATCATCGAGCTTGTTTAA
- the rpsM gene encoding 30S ribosomal protein S13, which yields MARFAGVDIPNEKRIVISLTYVYGVGLQTAKKVLAAAGVSEDVRTKDLTSDQEDAIRRELDGLKLEGDLRREVNLNIKRLMEIGSYRGMRHRRGLPTRGQNTKNNARTRKGPAKAIAGKKK from the coding sequence ATGGCTCGTTTTGCTGGAGTTGATATTCCAAACGAAAAACGTATCGTTATTTCATTGACATACGTTTACGGTGTTGGACTTCAAACTGCTAAAAAAGTGCTTGCTGCTGCAGGTGTTTCAGAAGATGTACGTACTAAAGACCTTACATCTGATCAAGAAGACGCAATTCGTCGTGAACTTGACGGCTTGAAACTCGAAGGAGATCTTCGTCGTGAAGTAAACCTCAACATCAAACGCTTAATGGAAATTGGTAGCTACCGTGGTATGCGTCACCGTCGTGGACTTCCTACACGTGGACAAAACACAAAAAACAATGCACGTACTCGTAAGGGTCCTGCTAAAGCTATCGCTGGTAAGAAAAAATAA
- the infA gene encoding translation initiation factor IF-1, giving the protein MAKDDVIEIEGKVVDTMPNAMFTVELENGHKVLATISGKIRKNYIRILPGDRVQVEMSPYDLTRGRITYRFK; this is encoded by the coding sequence TTGGCAAAAGATGATGTTATCGAAATTGAAGGTAAAGTAGTTGATACTATGCCGAATGCGATGTTCACTGTTGAACTTGAAAATGGTCACAAAGTTTTGGCGACGATTTCTGGAAAAATTCGTAAGAATTATATCCGTATCCTGCCTGGCGACCGCGTGCAAGTGGAAATGTCACCATATGATTTGACACGTGGACGCATTACCTACCGTTTTAAATAA
- the rpmJ gene encoding 50S ribosomal protein L36: MKVRPSVKPICEYCKVIRRNGRVMVICPVNPKHKQRQG; the protein is encoded by the coding sequence ATGAAAGTAAGACCATCAGTTAAACCAATCTGCGAATACTGTAAAGTAATTCGTCGTAACGGTCGTGTTATGGTAATTTGCCCTGTAAATCCAAAACATAAACAACGTCAGGGATAG
- a CDS encoding IS110 family transposase translates to MKCFVGLDVSSTKLDVCIMSNDTELGVLYAASLTNDMIGASEIKEQVLSLNEKYEFNRVVIGMEATSLYSFHPAMFFHEDSELKQLGVEVMVEQPAKIKKYREAFEENKNDTLDAFYIADYFRIERFTRSYLKEEKYLALQHLTRTRLQLVEQLVRTKQHFIENIYYKCNTLSAELKNEELSTSVWSATIMTLMTEDYTLDELANTPLEDFTELIQKLGRGRFKAPEKLAKAIKAAIKGSYRLSLVQQDSVNIVLSLLAREIRSLEKMIKEIDRAIEDMVEIIPEYQCLTSVPGIGKVFAAGIIAEIGQIERFKDHPQVAKYAGLNWKETQSGNTSSQNTSLAKRGNRYLRYYLVEAANSVRRHNVEYAEFYKKKKDEVPKHKHKRAVVLTARKLVRLVDVLLRNHQLYTPPRRFMEDN, encoded by the coding sequence ATGAAATGTTTTGTCGGTTTAGACGTCAGCTCTACCAAACTCGATGTGTGCATCATGTCAAATGACACGGAACTTGGAGTCTTGTACGCTGCTTCACTTACCAATGATATGATTGGTGCTTCTGAAATCAAAGAACAAGTACTCTCACTTAACGAAAAGTATGAATTTAATAGAGTCGTCATTGGCATGGAAGCCACATCCCTCTACAGTTTTCATCCTGCAATGTTCTTCCACGAAGACTCGGAGTTAAAGCAGCTCGGAGTCGAGGTCATGGTGGAACAACCAGCCAAAATAAAGAAATATCGTGAGGCATTCGAAGAAAACAAGAATGATACCCTTGATGCTTTCTACATCGCGGATTACTTCCGCATTGAACGCTTTACAAGATCTTATCTTAAAGAAGAAAAGTATCTGGCACTACAACATCTCACAAGAACTCGACTTCAGCTCGTGGAACAATTAGTACGTACAAAACAACACTTCATTGAAAACATCTACTACAAGTGCAATACGCTCTCTGCGGAATTAAAGAATGAAGAATTGAGTACCTCTGTTTGGTCTGCCACAATTATGACACTCATGACCGAAGATTACACGCTAGATGAACTCGCAAATACTCCTCTTGAAGATTTCACGGAACTCATCCAGAAACTCGGGCGAGGTCGCTTCAAAGCTCCTGAGAAACTTGCAAAAGCAATAAAAGCTGCCATAAAAGGAAGTTACCGCTTATCACTCGTCCAACAAGATTCTGTCAATATTGTACTCAGTCTCCTTGCTCGCGAAATACGGAGTTTAGAGAAGATGATTAAAGAAATTGATCGAGCCATTGAAGACATGGTAGAAATTATCCCTGAATACCAATGTTTGACCAGTGTACCTGGTATTGGAAAGGTATTCGCTGCAGGAATTATCGCTGAAATAGGACAGATTGAACGCTTTAAAGACCATCCTCAAGTCGCTAAATATGCTGGCTTGAATTGGAAAGAAACACAATCTGGCAATACCTCATCTCAAAATACTTCTCTTGCAAAACGAGGCAATCGTTATCTTCGCTATTACTTAGTTGAAGCCGCCAACTCTGTACGAAGACATAACGTGGAATACGCAGAGTTTTACAAGAAAAAGAAAGATGAAGTCCCCAAACATAAACACAAAAGAGCCGTCGTTTTAACCGCAAGAAAACTTGTGCGTCTGGTGGATGTGCTACTACGCAACCACCAACTCTATACGCCACCAAGGAGGTTTATGGAAGATAATTAG